The Blochmannia endosymbiont of Colobopsis nipponica genome has a segment encoding these proteins:
- the rho gene encoding transcription termination factor Rho, with protein MNLTELKNISVSELVTLGESMGLENLARMRKQDIIFAILKQHSKSGEDIFGNGVLEILQDGFGFLRSSDSSYLAGPDDIYVSPSQIRRFNLRTGDTISGKIRPPKEGERYFALLKVNDVNYDKPENARSKILFENLTPLHANSRLRMERGNGSTEDLTARVLDLASPIGRGQRGLIVAPPKAGKTILLQNIAQSVAYNHSECVLIVLLIDERPEEVTEMQRLVKGEVIASTFDEPASRHIQVSEMVIEKAKRLVEHKKDVIILLDSITRLARAYNTVVPASGKILTGGVDANALQRPKRFFGAARNMEEGGSLTIIATALIDTGSKMDEVIYEEFKGTGNMELHLSRRIAEKRVFPAIDYNRSGTRKEELLTTQEELQKIWILRKIIHPMGEIDAMEFMMNKLSMTKTNDEFFNMMRRS; from the coding sequence ATGAATCTTACCGAACTAAAAAATATCTCTGTTTCTGAGCTGGTCACTTTGGGAGAAAGTATGGGCTTGGAAAATTTAGCTCGTATGCGAAAACAGGATATTATCTTTGCTATTCTTAAACAACATTCTAAAAGTGGTGAAGATATTTTTGGAAATGGTGTTTTGGAAATATTACAGGATGGTTTTGGTTTTCTTCGTTCTAGTGATAGTTCTTATCTCGCAGGACCAGATGATATTTATGTATCACCCAGTCAAATACGTCGTTTCAATTTACGTACAGGTGACACCATTTCTGGTAAAATTAGACCTCCAAAAGAAGGAGAACGTTATTTTGCATTGCTTAAAGTAAATGATGTCAATTATGATAAACCGGAAAATGCTCGTAGTAAAATTTTGTTTGAGAATTTGACTCCTTTACATGCAAATTCTCGTTTACGTATGGAAAGAGGTAATGGTTCTACAGAAGATTTAACTGCGAGAGTGTTAGATTTAGCTTCACCTATAGGTCGTGGCCAACGTGGTCTTATTGTTGCTCCACCTAAAGCTGGTAAAACAATACTTTTGCAAAATATTGCTCAAAGTGTTGCTTATAATCATTCGGAATGCGTTTTAATAGTTTTGCTGATTGATGAACGCCCTGAAGAAGTTACGGAAATGCAGAGGTTGGTAAAAGGGGAGGTTATTGCATCTACTTTCGATGAACCGGCTTCTCGTCATATACAGGTTTCTGAAATGGTTATTGAGAAAGCTAAACGTTTAGTGGAACATAAAAAAGATGTTATTATTTTATTGGATTCTATTACTAGGTTGGCGCGTGCTTATAACACAGTAGTTCCAGCTTCTGGAAAAATTTTGACAGGAGGCGTAGATGCTAATGCATTACAACGTCCGAAGAGGTTTTTTGGTGCTGCGCGTAATATGGAGGAAGGTGGTAGTTTAACTATTATTGCTACTGCATTAATTGATACTGGTTCAAAAATGGATGAGGTAATTTATGAAGAATTTAAGGGAACAGGTAATATGGAATTACATTTGTCTCGTAGAATTGCAGAAAAGCGAGTTTTTCCAGCAATTGATTATAACCGTTCTGGTACTCGTAAAGAAGAGTTGCTTACTACTCAGGAAGAGCTTCAAAAAATTTGGATTTTACGTAAAATTATTCATCCTATGGGGGAAATTGATGCAATGGAATTTATGATGAATAAACTATCAATGACTAAGACCAATGATGAATTTTTTAACATGATGAGGCGTTCTTAA
- the hemD gene encoding uroporphyrinogen-III synthase, translating to MLITRPSPAGDNLVKQLINLGKEAWHLPLIHCYPSKELSLLIKKLNLLSNEDLVFIISQNAINYAHQWLSISRLFWPSKLKYYSIGRSSGLLMNKLTGLSVNFPKNGESSENLLLLPTLTNIHGKRALILQGKNGRKKLGNVLKKRGVKVEYCECYYRKQINYNGEEQGNRMIKLGINTLVVTSGEMLKQLYYLLPKNHRKSWLICCKLIVVSNRLAYIAKRLGWKDIVMAKTANNKDLIKLLLNI from the coding sequence ATTTTAATAACCCGTCCATCGCCAGCAGGAGATAATTTAGTTAAACAATTAATTAATTTAGGTAAAGAAGCGTGGCATTTACCTTTAATTCATTGTTACCCTAGCAAAGAATTATCTTTATTAATAAAAAAATTAAACCTCCTTTCTAACGAAGATCTTGTATTCATTATATCACAAAATGCAATCAATTATGCTCATCAATGGTTGTCTATTTCAAGATTATTTTGGCCATCTAAATTAAAATACTATTCGATCGGCAGATCTAGTGGATTATTAATGAATAAACTAACAGGATTATCAGTAAACTTCCCTAAAAATGGTGAAAGCAGTGAAAACTTATTACTTTTACCAACATTAACAAACATACATGGAAAACGAGCATTAATACTACAAGGTAAAAATGGTCGTAAAAAACTTGGAAATGTACTTAAAAAAAGAGGAGTAAAAGTAGAATACTGTGAATGTTATTATAGAAAACAAATAAATTACAATGGAGAAGAGCAAGGCAATCGAATGATAAAACTGGGCATCAATACACTAGTGGTTACTAGTGGAGAAATGCTAAAACAACTATATTACTTATTACCAAAAAATCATAGAAAATCTTGGTTAATCTGCTGTAAATTAATAGTAGTAAGTAATCGTTTAGCTTATATAGCTAAACGATTAGGGTGGAAAGATATTGTAATGGCAAAAACAGCCAACAATAAAGATTTAATAAAATTATTACTGAATATATAA
- the hemC gene encoding hydroxymethylbilane synthase — protein sequence MHLKTLKIATRNSPLALCQTNYIYNKLLHYHPNLQIKLIPIITIGDLALNKELENINRKGLFIKELEYALLNHHADIAVHSMKDVSISFPKGLGIAVICKRDDPRDAFVSLRYSKLENLPNGAIVGTSSLRRQCQLYEHRPDLKIKNIRGNIDSRLKKLNQGHYDALILATAGLKRLSLNNYIRMSIDPANFLPAMGQGALGIEYRLKDDETLALLKPLHHQITSLCIETERNVNFLLKSNCKSSIASYAEIKNNNYIWLRALIYSTNKKKIIRSEGTALIKERKILSIKIARELIINSK from the coding sequence ATGCATCTTAAAACCCTAAAAATAGCTACACGCAATAGTCCACTTGCATTATGCCAGACAAATTATATATATAATAAATTGCTTCATTATCACCCAAATTTACAAATAAAGCTAATTCCAATAATCACAATAGGGGATCTAGCATTAAATAAAGAATTAGAAAACATTAACAGAAAAGGATTATTTATTAAAGAATTAGAATATGCTTTACTTAACCATCATGCTGATATTGCAGTGCATTCAATGAAAGATGTAAGTATCTCTTTCCCTAAAGGTCTTGGTATAGCAGTAATATGTAAACGAGACGATCCACGAGACGCTTTTGTTAGTTTACGATATTCCAAATTAGAAAATTTACCAAATGGAGCAATAGTAGGTACTTCAAGTCTGCGACGTCAATGTCAATTATACGAACATAGGCCAGACTTAAAAATAAAAAATATAAGAGGAAATATTGACTCCAGATTAAAAAAATTAAATCAAGGCCACTACGACGCCTTAATCCTAGCGACAGCAGGACTTAAACGCTTATCATTAAATAATTATATCCGTATGTCAATCGATCCGGCTAACTTTTTACCTGCTATGGGACAAGGAGCATTAGGAATCGAATATAGATTAAAAGATGATGAAACTTTAGCATTATTAAAACCATTGCACCATCAAATAACTTCTCTATGCATTGAAACTGAACGCAATGTTAATTTTTTGCTAAAAAGTAATTGTAAATCATCAATTGCCAGTTATGCTGAAATCAAAAATAATAATTACATATGGTTAAGGGCATTAATTTACTCAACTAATAAAAAAAAAATTATACGCAGTGAAGGTACTGCACTTATAAAAGAAAGAAAAATTTTAAGCATAAAGATCGCAAGAGAACTAATAATTAACAGCAAATAA
- the dapF gene encoding diaminopimelate epimerase, giving the protein MRFSKMHGLGNDFMIVDGITQNIAFTRKTICRLSDRRYGVGFDQLLLVELSERFGIDFNYRIFNANGQEVNQCGNGVRCLGSFVKIKKLTYKNIVYVSTRTRCMMLSFIRDDYIKVNMGEPDFCPARVPFKACKIENSYVLYVAGQAMLCGVVSIGNPHCIILVDNADIVNVTAIGALLSQNPRFPEETNVGFMQIVNYNHIRLRVYERGVGETQSCGSGACAAVAVGIQRGLLSEQVNVDLLGGALLINWKGVGHALYMTGSATHVYDGDISLNF; this is encoded by the coding sequence ATGCGATTTTCTAAAATGCATGGATTGGGTAATGATTTTATGATTGTAGATGGAATAACACAAAATATTGCATTTACGCGAAAAACAATCTGTCGTTTGTCTGATCGACGGTATGGAGTAGGTTTTGATCAATTATTATTAGTAGAGTTATCAGAGCGTTTCGGAATAGATTTTAATTATCGTATTTTTAATGCTAATGGTCAAGAAGTAAATCAGTGTGGTAATGGTGTTCGTTGTTTAGGTAGTTTTGTAAAAATTAAGAAATTAACTTATAAAAATATCGTTTATGTTAGTACTAGAACCAGATGCATGATGTTATCTTTTATTAGGGATGATTATATTAAAGTGAATATGGGGGAACCTGATTTTTGTCCCGCCAGGGTTCCGTTTAAAGCTTGTAAAATAGAAAATAGTTATGTTTTATATGTTGCTGGGCAAGCTATGTTATGTGGTGTTGTTTCAATTGGCAATCCTCATTGCATTATTCTAGTGGATAATGCGGATATTGTTAACGTTACAGCTATTGGTGCTTTGTTGTCACAGAATCCTAGATTTCCTGAAGAGACTAATGTTGGTTTTATGCAGATTGTTAATTATAATCATATTCGTTTAAGAGTATATGAAAGAGGTGTTGGCGAAACACAGTCCTGTGGTAGTGGTGCATGTGCGGCTGTTGCTGTAGGTATTCAACGGGGGTTATTATCTGAACAAGTGAATGTAGATCTTTTAGGTGGAGCATTATTAATTAATTGGAAAGGGGTTGGACATGCTTTGTATATGACTGGATCAGCTACTCATGTTTATGATGGAGATATTAGTTTAAATTTTTAA
- a CDS encoding UvrD-helicase domain-containing protein, whose protein sequence is MDIVSLFNKLNDKQREAVVAKDSHVLVLAGAGSGKTRVLTHRVIWLKMIKNYSSSSIMAVTFTNKASLEMKSRINALIGDFSKGMWIGTFHGFAYCLLRSHYLDSNLPKNFQIIDRNDQICLLTKSIRYLGLDEKKWQPNSAVCFISDKKNKSSLFPNVDGRSSKSEITWLNIYKVYQNMCDRAGLVDFDELLCRLYNLLLNNPAILAYYRNKFVNILVDEFQDTNKMQYNCLYLLLGEKSNVMIVGDDDQSIYSWRGAQVDNIYRFISDFSSTRIIRLEQNYRSTNNILQTANTLISYNQNRIAKKLWSTEGKGKTVSLYRAVNELDEAYFVINCIKAWQQKGGLLNNCAILYRSNIQSLVLERVLLHSKIPYKIWGGSIRFFERQEIKNMFAYLRLIINKSDDVAYERILNVPPRGIGKRTLDLVRNISITDQLTLWESTKNLLNNTKLKTRIFRVLQDFITLINFLSEEIEQLSLFDQIDLVIKETGLFCFYKQMQGSKSTLCIESFKEILDAAHRFDQNYENRSDNISVLRDFVSYYLLENDKDYRSSELFSDLDSVNLMTLHASKGLEFSQVFIVGMEEGIFPSQMSLLGEKQVEEERRLAYVGITRAMHSLTISYAENRFIYGKAIICKVSRFINELPKECISNVFFSN, encoded by the coding sequence ATGGATATTGTAAGTTTGTTTAATAAACTGAATGATAAACAGCGTGAAGCTGTTGTTGCTAAAGACAGTCATGTACTGGTTTTAGCTGGTGCTGGTAGCGGAAAAACTCGAGTATTAACCCATCGTGTTATTTGGTTGAAAATGATAAAGAATTATTCTTCTTCTTCAATTATGGCAGTAACTTTTACTAATAAAGCATCATTGGAAATGAAGAGTCGTATAAACGCTTTAATTGGTGATTTTTCTAAAGGAATGTGGATAGGTACATTTCATGGTTTTGCTTATTGTTTATTGCGCTCTCATTATTTAGATTCGAATTTGCCTAAAAATTTTCAAATAATAGATAGGAATGATCAGATATGTTTATTAACGAAATCTATTCGTTATCTTGGTTTAGATGAAAAAAAATGGCAACCTAATAGTGCTGTATGTTTTATTAGCGATAAAAAAAATAAATCTTCTCTATTTCCTAATGTTGATGGACGATCAAGTAAATCAGAAATTACTTGGTTGAATATCTATAAAGTTTATCAGAATATGTGTGATCGTGCTGGATTAGTAGATTTTGATGAACTTTTATGTCGTTTATATAATTTGTTACTGAATAATCCAGCTATTTTAGCTTATTATCGAAATAAGTTTGTTAATATTTTAGTGGATGAGTTTCAAGATACTAATAAAATGCAATATAATTGTTTGTATTTGTTATTAGGTGAAAAAAGCAATGTTATGATTGTTGGTGATGATGATCAATCAATTTATAGTTGGCGTGGCGCTCAGGTTGATAATATTTATAGATTTATTAGTGATTTTTCATCAACACGTATTATTCGTCTAGAACAAAATTATCGCTCTACTAATAACATTTTACAAACAGCTAATACTTTAATTTCCTATAATCAAAATCGTATTGCTAAGAAGTTATGGAGCACAGAAGGCAAAGGGAAGACTGTTTCTTTATATAGAGCAGTGAATGAATTAGATGAAGCATATTTTGTAATTAATTGTATAAAAGCTTGGCAACAAAAAGGAGGTTTATTGAATAATTGTGCCATTTTGTATCGTAGTAATATTCAATCTCTTGTTTTAGAGAGAGTATTGTTACATAGTAAGATTCCGTATAAGATATGGGGTGGTAGTATCAGGTTTTTTGAACGTCAAGAAATTAAAAATATGTTCGCGTACCTTCGTTTAATTATTAATAAAAGTGATGATGTTGCATATGAAAGAATTCTTAATGTTCCACCTAGAGGTATAGGAAAGCGTACGTTAGATTTAGTAAGAAATATATCTATTACTGATCAGTTGACTTTATGGGAAAGCACTAAGAATTTATTAAATAATACTAAATTAAAAACAAGAATTTTTAGAGTATTACAGGATTTTATTACTTTAATTAATTTTTTATCTGAAGAAATTGAACAGTTATCATTATTTGATCAAATAGATTTAGTAATAAAAGAAACTGGTTTGTTTTGTTTTTACAAGCAAATGCAAGGTTCTAAGTCTACGTTATGTATTGAGAGCTTTAAAGAAATCTTAGATGCTGCTCATCGTTTTGATCAAAATTATGAAAATAGAAGTGATAATATATCTGTTTTGCGTGATTTTGTTTCATATTATTTGTTAGAAAATGATAAAGATTATCGTAGTTCTGAATTATTTTCTGATCTTGATTCTGTTAATTTAATGACTTTACATGCTTCTAAAGGATTAGAATTTTCTCAGGTATTTATTGTTGGTATGGAGGAAGGTATTTTTCCTAGTCAAATGTCTTTATTAGGAGAAAAGCAAGTAGAAGAAGAACGTAGATTAGCTTATGTAGGTATTACCCGTGCGATGCATAGTTTAACTATTAGTTATGCTGAAAATCGTTTTATATATGGCAAAGCTATTATATGTAAAGTTTCCCGTTTTATTAATGAATTACCTAAAGAATGCATAAGTAATGTTTTTTTTTCAAATTGA
- the corA gene encoding magnesium/cobalt transporter CorA codes for MLSAFKLENNQLVKINLEKSFALREAIWIDLIEPTKDEFNRIQIELGDSFIKCFDSKGNIGNSKFLKSKKDLYICSVFFYNEIYHQTDGIVVSFIICDGKLYSVREQEISVFRFYQTDVDNTELFIDDNGAYTILLDLFELKIDHLANKIENVYSDLEVLGVLIMNGKEIDKYSSIFSTLASLEQVCWKLRRCLLDTQRSVDFLIRKAKISINQISQAKKVLSIIDYLLVHTETVLQKVNFLIQIAMGFINIEQNRVLRFFSVVFLPPTLVASSYGMNFEFMPELKWSFGYPIAIILMILTGLAPYLYFKHKNWL; via the coding sequence ATGCTTAGCGCTTTTAAATTGGAGAATAATCAATTAGTTAAGATTAATTTGGAAAAATCTTTTGCTTTGCGTGAAGCGATATGGATTGATTTAATTGAACCTACCAAAGATGAATTTAATCGCATACAAATAGAGTTAGGTGATAGTTTTATAAAATGTTTTGATTCTAAGGGAAATATTGGTAATAGTAAATTTTTAAAAAGCAAAAAAGATTTATATATTTGTTCTGTATTTTTTTACAATGAGATATATCATCAAACGGATGGTATTGTTGTTTCGTTTATAATTTGTGATGGGAAATTATATAGTGTACGTGAACAAGAAATATCTGTTTTTCGTTTTTATCAAACGGATGTTGATAATACAGAACTTTTTATTGATGATAATGGTGCATATACAATTTTATTAGATTTATTTGAGTTAAAAATAGATCATTTGGCAAATAAAATAGAGAATGTTTATAGTGATTTAGAAGTATTGGGTGTCTTGATTATGAATGGGAAAGAAATAGATAAATACAGTTCAATATTTTCTACTTTAGCAAGTTTAGAACAAGTTTGTTGGAAATTGCGTAGATGTTTATTAGATACTCAACGTTCTGTTGATTTTTTGATTCGTAAGGCAAAAATTTCTATCAATCAAATAAGTCAGGCAAAGAAAGTTTTAAGTATTATAGATTATTTATTAGTTCATACTGAAACAGTATTACAAAAAGTTAATTTTTTGATACAAATAGCAATGGGGTTCATTAATATTGAACAAAATCGTGTTCTTAGATTTTTTTCTGTAGTTTTTTTACCACCTACATTAGTTGCTTCTAGCTATGGTATGAATTTTGAATTTATGCCGGAGTTAAAATGGTCTTTTGGATATCCCATAGCTATTATCTTAATGATTTTAACTGGTTTAGCTCCTTATCTTTATTTTAAGCATAAAAATTGGTTATAA
- the yigL gene encoding sugar/pyridoxal phosphate phosphatase YigL: protein MFHIVASDLDGTLLSSDHKVGCFTKQILQSLITQGIHFVFATGRHHVNVIKIRDYLNISAYMITSNGARVYDNSNELIFSHNLNENIALELFDLVYNDPKIVTNIFRNDEWYINRNVHLDKENYLSGFSFHAKLYQQNMLPADGICKVYFTSDDYQHLLNLERFLNVRWGDCINVSFSLPMCLEVMPGGVSKGYALHEVANLLGYDLQDCISFGDGMNDQEMLSMVGKGCIMRNAQQRLKDSLPWLEIIGSNEEEAVSHYLREMYLIKTDFL, encoded by the coding sequence ATGTTTCATATTGTTGCATCTGATTTGGATGGTACTTTATTATCTTCTGATCATAAAGTCGGTTGTTTTACTAAACAAATCTTACAGTCCCTTATTACCCAGGGTATACATTTTGTTTTTGCTACTGGTCGTCACCATGTCAATGTCATTAAGATACGTGATTATTTAAATATTTCTGCTTATATGATTACTTCCAATGGTGCTAGAGTATATGACAATAGTAATGAGTTAATTTTTTCTCATAATTTGAATGAAAACATAGCTTTGGAATTGTTTGATTTAGTGTATAATGATCCAAAAATTGTTACTAACATATTTCGTAATGATGAATGGTATATAAATCGTAACGTTCATCTAGATAAAGAAAATTATCTTAGTGGTTTTTCTTTTCATGCTAAATTATACCAACAAAATATGTTACCTGCTGATGGCATTTGTAAAGTTTATTTTACTAGTGATGACTATCAACATCTATTAAATTTGGAACGATTTTTGAATGTGCGTTGGGGGGATTGTATTAATGTTAGTTTTTCTTTACCTATGTGTCTTGAAGTTATGCCTGGTGGTGTTTCCAAGGGTTATGCCTTACATGAAGTTGCTAACTTATTAGGTTATGATTTGCAAGATTGTATTTCTTTTGGGGATGGTATGAATGATCAAGAGATGTTATCAATGGTTGGTAAAGGTTGTATTATGCGTAATGCTCAACAACGACTAAAAGATAGTCTTCCTTGGTTAGAAATTATTGGTAGTAATGAAGAAGAAGCTGTTTCTCATTATTTACGAGAAATGTATCTGATAAAAACTGATTTTTTATGA
- a CDS encoding YhgN family NAAT transporter yields MNEMISATILLFLIMDPIGNLPIFMSILKHLEPKRRQIIVIREMLIALLLMLIFLFVGEHILIFLNLHTETVSIAGGIILFLIAIKMIFPSQENNNSGLQIDEEPFLVPLAIPLVAGPSILATLLLLSHQYPHKIDFLILSLLIAWGLSILILMLSNVFSRLLGNKGINALERLMGLLLIMISTQMLLDGIKDYLRT; encoded by the coding sequence ATGAATGAAATGATATCAGCTACTATACTACTATTTTTAATTATGGATCCGATTGGAAATCTACCAATCTTCATGTCAATTCTAAAACATTTAGAACCAAAAAGAAGACAAATAATTGTAATTAGAGAAATGCTAATAGCTTTACTATTAATGTTAATATTTTTGTTTGTCGGCGAACATATACTTATATTCCTTAATTTACATACAGAAACGGTATCTATTGCAGGTGGAATTATTTTATTTTTAATAGCAATTAAAATGATCTTTCCATCACAAGAAAACAACAATTCAGGATTACAAATAGATGAAGAACCATTCCTAGTACCATTAGCCATTCCTTTAGTTGCGGGGCCATCAATTTTAGCTACATTATTACTGTTATCACATCAATATCCTCATAAAATTGATTTTCTAATACTATCACTACTAATTGCTTGGGGGTTATCTATATTAATTTTAATGCTATCAAATGTATTTTCTCGTCTATTAGGAAACAAAGGAATAAACGCTCTAGAACGTTTAATGGGGTTATTATTAATTATGATTTCTACTCAAATGTTACTGGATGGCATAAAAGACTACCTTCGCACATAA
- the asd gene encoding aspartate-semialdehyde dehydrogenase, with amino-acid sequence MKNVGFIGWRGMVGSVLMKRMLEENNFNNISSVFFSTSQYGKTVSNMNDRFGIIQNAWDLDILSSLDIIVTCQGSDYTNEIYPKLRNIGWQGYWIDSASSLRMLEDVIIVLDPINQHLINQGLDRGIKTFVGGNCTVSLMLMSLGGLFVSNLVEWISVSTYQAVSGAGAKFVRELLMQIGDIHNSISDLLLNSDISILEIEGLVTKLLNDNLILNNYDSVPLACNLVPWIDRLLDNGQTREEWKSQVETNKILGLKEVVPIDGLCVRISSLRCHSQSFVIKLKENVSLKEIEFLLAAHNEWVVVVPNDYSCSLHQLTPAVVTGTLNIPIGRLRKLNMGPRYLSAFTVGDQLLWGAAEPLRRMLCKLI; translated from the coding sequence ATGAAAAATGTTGGGTTTATAGGTTGGCGAGGGATGGTTGGATCAGTGCTTATGAAACGTATGCTTGAAGAAAATAATTTTAATAATATTTCTTCTGTTTTTTTTTCGACTTCTCAATATGGCAAAACTGTTTCTAATATGAATGATCGTTTTGGTATTATACAAAACGCTTGGGATTTAGATATTCTTAGTTCCTTGGATATTATTGTCACATGTCAAGGTAGTGATTATACAAATGAAATTTATCCAAAATTAAGAAATATTGGTTGGCAAGGTTATTGGATAGATAGTGCATCTTCATTAAGAATGCTTGAAGATGTTATTATTGTCCTTGATCCCATTAATCAACATTTGATAAATCAAGGTCTAGATAGAGGTATTAAAACTTTTGTAGGTGGTAATTGTACTGTTAGTTTAATGTTGATGTCTTTAGGTGGTTTATTTGTTTCTAATTTAGTTGAATGGATTTCAGTATCTACCTATCAGGCTGTTTCTGGTGCTGGCGCTAAATTTGTACGTGAATTATTAATGCAAATAGGTGATATACATAACTCAATAAGTGATTTATTGCTAAATTCTGATATATCTATTTTAGAAATTGAAGGCCTTGTAACTAAATTGTTAAATGATAATTTAATATTAAATAATTATGATAGTGTGCCTTTAGCATGTAATTTAGTGCCATGGATTGATAGGTTATTAGATAATGGTCAAACCAGAGAAGAATGGAAGAGTCAAGTTGAGACTAATAAAATACTAGGCCTTAAGGAAGTAGTTCCAATTGATGGTTTATGCGTGCGCATTAGTTCTTTACGTTGTCATAGTCAATCTTTTGTTATAAAGTTAAAAGAAAATGTTTCTTTAAAAGAAATTGAATTTTTGCTTGCAGCACATAATGAGTGGGTAGTTGTGGTACCAAATGATTATAGTTGCTCATTACATCAACTTACACCAGCAGTTGTTACTGGTACTTTGAATATTCCAATTGGTAGATTACGCAAATTAAATATGGGTCCACGTTATCTTTCAGCTTTTACTGTAGGTGATCAGTTGTTATGGGGAGCTGCTGAGCCATTGCGAAGAATGTTATGTAAGTTAATTTAA